The Pan troglodytes isolate AG18354 chromosome 1, NHGRI_mPanTro3-v2.0_pri, whole genome shotgun sequence genome includes a region encoding these proteins:
- the LOC129138276 gene encoding olfactory receptor 14L1, translating into MAQFNKNQLIACRRNGTTASDFNQTEVAEFFLMGFSNSWDIQIVHAALFFLVYLAAVIGNLLIIILTTLDVHLQTPMYFFLRNLSFLDFCYISVTIPKSIVSSLTHDTSISFFGCALQAFFFMDLATTEVAILTVMSYDRYMAICRPLHYEVIINQGVCLRMMAMSWLSGVICGFMHVIATFSLPFCGRNRIRQFFCNIPQLLSLLDPKVITIEIGVMVFGTSLVIISFVVITLSYMYIFSVIMRIPSKEGRSKTFSTCIPHLVVVTLFIISGSIAYVKPISNSPPVLDVFLSAFYTVMPPTLNPIIYSLRNRDMKAALRRQCGP; encoded by the exons ATGGCCCAGTTCAACAAAAATCAGCTCATAGCATGCA gaAGAAATGGAACGACCGCAAGTGATTTTAACCAAACTGAAGTTGCTGAATTTTTCCTCATGGGATTTTCGAATTCCTGGGATATTCAGATTGTACATGCTGCTCTATTCTTCCTAGTTTACCTGGCAGCTGTCATAGGAAATCTCCTAATCATCATACTTACCACTCTGGATGTTCACCTCCAAACcccaatgtatttctttttgagaaacttGTCTTTCTTAGATTTTTGTTACATCTCTGTCACAATTCCAAAATCTATTGTTAGTTCCTTGACTCATGatacttccatttctttctttgggTGTGCTCTGCAAGCCTTCTTTTTCATGGACTTGGCGACTACGGAGGTAGCCATCCTTACAGTGATGTCCTATGACCGCTATATGGCCATCTGCCGGCCTTTACATTATGAGGTCATCATAAACCAAGGTGTCTGTCTGAGGATGATGGCCATGTCGTGGCTCAGTGGGGTGATCTGTGGATTCATGCATGTGATAGCAACATTCTCATTACCATTCTGTGGGCGCAATAGAATACGtcaatttttctgtaatattCCACAGCTCCTAAGCCTCTTAGACCCCAAAGTAATTACCATTGAGATTGGAGTCATGGTTTTTGGTACAAGTCTTGTGATAATCTCCTTTGTTGTAATTACTCTCTCCTACATGTACATTTTTTCTGTCATCATGAGGATTCCTTCTAAGGAGGGTAGATCAAAAACATTTTCTACCTGCATTCCACATCTTGTGGTCGTAACACTCTTTATAATATCTGGCAGCATTGCCTATGTGAAGCCAATTTCAAATTCTCCCCCCGTTCTGGATGTTTTCCTGTCTGCGTTCTACACAGTCATGCCCCCGACCCTGAACCCCATCATCTATAGTCTGAGGAATAGGGACATGAAGGCAGCCCTGAGAAGGCAGTGTGGTCCCTGA
- the OR2G3 gene encoding olfactory receptor 2G3, with translation MGLANESSLMDFILLGFSDHPRLEAVLFVFVLFFYLLTLVGNFTIIIISYLDPPLHTPMYFFLSNLSLLDICFTTSLAPQTLVNLQRPKKTITYGGCVAQLYISLALGSTECILLAVMALDRYVAVCKPLHYVVIMNPRLCQQLASISWLSGLANSLIHATFTLQLPLCGNHRLDHFICEVPALLKLACVDTTVNELVLFVVSVLFVVIPPALISISYGFITQAVLRIKSVEARHKAFSTCSSHLTVVIIFYGTIIYRYLQPSDSYAQDQGKFISLFYTMVTPTLNPIIYTLRNKDMKEALRKLLSGKL, from the coding sequence ATGGGATTGGCCAATGAGAGTTCCCTAATGGATTTCATCCTTCTAGGCTTCTCAGACCACCCTCGTCTGGAGGCTGTTCTCTTTGTATTTGTCCTTTTCTTCTACCTCCTGACCCTTGTGGGAAACTTCACCATAATCATCATCTCATATCTGGATCCCCCTCTTCATACCCCAATGTACTTTTTTCTCAGCAACCTCTCTTTACTGGACATCTGCTTCACTACTAGCCTTGCTCCTCAGACCTTAGTTAACTTGCAAAGACCAAAGAAGACGATCACTTACGGTGGTTGTGTGGCGCAACTCTATATTTCTCTGGCACTGGGCTCCACTGAATGTATCCTCTTGGCTGTCATGGCCTTGGATCGGTACGTTGCTGTCTGCAAACCCCTCCACTATGTAGTCATCATGAACCCACGGCTTTGCCAACAGCTGGCATCTATCTCCTGGCTCAGTGGTTTGGCTAATTCCCTAATCCATGCAACTTTTACCTTGCAATTGCCTCTCTGTGGCAACCATAGGCTGGACCATTTTATTTGCGAAGTACCAGCTCTTCTCAAGTTGGCTTGTGTGGACACCACTGTCAATGAATTGGTGCTTTTTGTTGTTAGTGTTCTGTTTGTTGTCATTCCACCAGCACTCATCTCCATCTCCTATGGCTTCATAACTCAAGCTGTGCTGAGGATCAAATCAGTAGAGGCAAGGCACAAAGCCTTCAGCACCTGCTCCTCCCACCTTACAGTGGTGATTATATTCTATGGCACCATAATCTACAGGTACCTGCAACCTAGTGACAGCTATGCCCAGGACCAAGGGAAGTTTATCTCCCTCTTCTACACCATGGTGACCCCCACTTTAAATCCTATCATCTATACTTTAAGGAACAAGGATATGAAAGAGGCTCTGAGGAAACTTCTCTCGGGAAAATTGTGA
- the LOC469747 gene encoding olfactory receptor 2G2, whose amino-acid sequence MCYLSQLCLSLGEHTLHMGMVRHTNESNLAGFILLGFSDYPQLQKVLFVLILILYLLTILGNTTIILVSRLEPKLHMPMYFFLSHLSFLYHCFTSSVIPQLLVNLWEPTKTITYGGCAVHLYNSHALGSTECVLPAVMSCDCYVAVCRPLHYTVLMHTHLCMALASVAWLSGIATTPVQSTLTLQLPFCGHRQVDHFICEVPVLIKLACVDTTFNEAELFVASILFLIVPVSFILVSSGYIAHAVLRIKSATGRQKAFGTCFSRLTVVTIFYGTIIFVYLQPAKSRSRDQGKFVSLFYTVVTPMLNPLIYTLRITEVKEALKKVLANALGVNIL is encoded by the coding sequence ATGTGTTATCTTTCTCAGCTATGCCTCAGCCTTGGGGAACACACTTTACATATGGGGATGGTGAGACATACTAATGAAAGCAACCTAGCAGGTTTCATCCTTTTAGGGTTTTCTGATTATCCTCAGTTACAGAAGGTTCTATTTGTGCTCATATTGATTCTGTATTTACTAACTATTTTGGggaataccaccatcattctggTTTCTCGCCTGGAACCCAAGCTTCATATGCCgatgtatttcttcctttctcatctcTCCTTCCTGTACCACTGCTTCACCAGCAGTGTTATTCCCCAGCTCCTGGTAAACCTGTGGGAACCCACAAAAACCATCACCTATGGTGGCTGTGCAGTTCACCTTTACAACTCCCATGCCCTGGGATCCACTGAGTGCGTCCTCCCGGCTGTGATGTCCTGTGACTGCTATGTGGCTGTCTGCCGTCCTCTCCATTACACTGTCTTAATGCATACCCATCTCTGCATGGCCTTGGCATCTGTGGCATGGCTCAGTGGAATAGCCACCACCCCGGTACAGTCCACCCTCACCCTGCAGCTGCCCTTCTGTGGGCATCGCCAAGTGGATCATTTCATCTGTGAGGTCCCTGTGCTCATCAAGCTGGCTTGTGTGGACACCACGTTTAACGAGGCTGAGCTTTTTGTGGCTAGTATCCTTTTCCTGATAGTGCCTGTCTCATTCATCCTGGTCTCCTCTGGCTACATTGCCCACGCAGTGTTGAGGATTAAGTCAGCTACCGGGAGACAGAAAGCATTCGGGACCTGCTTCTCCCGCCTGACAGTGGTCACCATCTTTTATGGAACCATCATCTTTGTGTATCTGCAGCCAGCCAAGAGTAGATCCAGGGACCAGGGCAAGTTTGTTTCTCTCTTCTACACTGTGGTAACCCCCATGCTTAACCCTCTTATTTATACCTTGAGGATCACGGAGGTGAAAGAGGCATTAAAGAAAGTTCTAGCAAATGCTCTGggagtaaatattttatga